A window of Chlorocebus sabaeus isolate Y175 chromosome 14, mChlSab1.0.hap1, whole genome shotgun sequence contains these coding sequences:
- the AHSA2P gene encoding activator of 90 kDa heat shock protein ATPase homolog 2 isoform X1, giving the protein MAKWGQGDLRWIVEEREDGTNVNNWHWTERDATSWSKGKFQELLVGIVVENDVGRGEISELKQVEGEASCSSRKGKLIFFYEWYIKLGWKEFTTGMILPAKAMAAQELTVKRKPSENTLQVQASSPVALGVRIPTVALHMMELFDTTVEQLYSIFTVKDLVQKFSKSTAVLEAEKGGKFQMFNGNITGEYLELLTNKKIVMKWRCRNWPEEHYATVALNFVPTLGQTELQLDCKGVPVCKEENMKFCWQKQHFEEIKGLLQLTPLNG; this is encoded by the exons ATGGCCAAGTGGGGCCAGGGGGACCTGCGCTGGATCGTGGAGGAGCGGGAGGACGGGACCAACGTGAACAACTGGCATTG GACAGAGCGGGATGCCACCAGCTGGTCCAAAGGGAAGTTCCAGGAGCTCCTGGTGGGCATCGTTGTGGAGAATGACGTTGGTCGCGGCGAGATCAGCGAGTTGAAGCAGGTGGAAGGGGAGGCTTCGTGCAGTAGTCGCAAAGGAAAGCTGATTTTCTTCTATGAGTGGTACATCAAACTGGGCTGGAAAG AATTTACAACGGGAATGATTTTACCAGCGAAAGCTATGGCAGCCCAGGAATTGACTGTCAAAAGAAAACCGAGTGAGAATACCCTGCAG GTTCAGGCCTCATCTCCAGTGGCACTGGGTGTAAGGATTCCCACTGTGGCTCTTCACATGATGGAACTGTTTGACACAACTGTAGAGCAGCTGTATAGCATCTTCACTGTGAAGGAT TTGGTGCAAAAGTTTTCTAAATCTACTGCTGTATTAGAAGCTGAAAAGGGAGGGAAATTCCAGATGTTTAATGGGAACATCACTGGTGAATATCTAGAATTG TTAACAAATAAGAAGATCGTCATGAAATGGAGATGTAGGAACTGGCCAGAAG aacacTATGCCACGGTTGCACTGAATTTTGTGCCTACTCTAGGGCAAACGGAATTACAATTGGACTGTAAAGGAGTTCCTGTCTGTAAAGAAGAGAACATGAAATTCTGTTGGCAGAAGCagcattttgaagaaataaaaggttTACTGCAGCTGACCCCCCTAAATGGTTGA
- the AHSA2P gene encoding activator of 90 kDa heat shock protein ATPase homolog 2 isoform X2, whose protein sequence is MILPAKAMAAQELTVKRKPSENTLQVQASSPVALGVRIPTVALHMMELFDTTVEQLYSIFTVKDLVQKFSKSTAVLEAEKGGKFQMFNGNITGEYLELLTNKKIVMKWRCRNWPEEHYATVALNFVPTLGQTELQLDCKGVPVCKEENMKFCWQKQHFEEIKGLLQLTPLNG, encoded by the exons ATGATTTTACCAGCGAAAGCTATGGCAGCCCAGGAATTGACTGTCAAAAGAAAACCGAGTGAGAATACCCTGCAG GTTCAGGCCTCATCTCCAGTGGCACTGGGTGTAAGGATTCCCACTGTGGCTCTTCACATGATGGAACTGTTTGACACAACTGTAGAGCAGCTGTATAGCATCTTCACTGTGAAGGAT TTGGTGCAAAAGTTTTCTAAATCTACTGCTGTATTAGAAGCTGAAAAGGGAGGGAAATTCCAGATGTTTAATGGGAACATCACTGGTGAATATCTAGAATTG TTAACAAATAAGAAGATCGTCATGAAATGGAGATGTAGGAACTGGCCAGAAG aacacTATGCCACGGTTGCACTGAATTTTGTGCCTACTCTAGGGCAAACGGAATTACAATTGGACTGTAAAGGAGTTCCTGTCTGTAAAGAAGAGAACATGAAATTCTGTTGGCAGAAGCagcattttgaagaaataaaaggttTACTGCAGCTGACCCCCCTAAATGGTTGA